In the genome of Afipia felis ATCC 53690, the window AAACCGAAATAGGCCTTGCCGACCGGCACAAGCTGATCGCCCTCCTCCCCGTCCGTCCAGACACCAAAGGTGTAATCCGAATAATAAGACGAGCGCTTGCCGTGACCGCGCTGGGCATACATCAGCACGGCGTCGATGACATGCGGATCGCGCTTCCATTTCCACCACTGGCCTTTGGGACGGCCCGGCAGATACGGCGCATCGCGACGCTTCAGCATGACACCCTCCACAGCGTCGGCATCATCGCCCGCACCGGCGCTCGCAGGATCGGCGCGCGCGGCCGTCAGTTCGGGCCATGTCGAAAAAGGCACACGCGGTGACAGATCGATGCCCGGATCATCCAGCCGCGCGATGAACGATTCCAGATGTTCGCGCCGCTCGGCGAACGGCAATTCGCGGAGGTCGTTTTCATCGTCTGCCAGAAGATCGTAGGCGCGCAGATGGATCGGATAATCCTTCATCAGTTTCGGCGTCACGCTTTTACGGTTGAGCCGCTGCTGCAACACGTTGAAGCTTTGCACGCGCCCCTCACGCAGCACCAGCAACTCGCCGTCGATGGCGCCGGGCAACCGGAGCGACGGCACCAGATCCGGAAAACTCCGAGTGATGTCCTCGCCGCTGCGTGAATAAAGCCGCGCAACGATCTCGCCATTTTCATTGCGGCCGCTCACCGCCTGCACGCGGATGCCGTCCCACTTCCATTCGGCGATGAAGTCCGCGGGATCAAGAGCATCGAAATCGGCATCCTCCACCGCATGCGCCAGCATCACCGGACGGAACGGCGCCGGGTCGCGGTTGACCGGCTTGTCGGCGTGGCCTTCCAGCCAGGCGAACAGATCGAGATAAGGCGGTGCAAGGCCCGGCCAGATCAGTTCGATCTCATGCGGGTCCTTGCCGCCGAGCGCGGCGGCGGCGGTCTTGGCCAGCCGCGAGGAAACGCCGATGCGAAGGCTTCCCGTGACAAGCTTGAGCAGGGCCCAGCGCCCGGTCTCGTCGAGCTGGTCGAGCCATCGCACGAGTTGCGCAGGCAACTCGGTCTTGCCGAGTGTATGGAAGGTGGTGACGACCTCGCTCAATGTGGGGGACGGCTGATTGTGGCCGGGCACGCCGCGTTCCGGTGTCGGCCACATCAGCGCGACGGTCTCGGAGAGGTCGCCGACATAATCGTAGGAGAGCGCAAACAAGGTGGGATCGGTGCGTTCCGCAATCAGATCGCGGATCAATCCCGGCTTGGCATGACGAAACGACAGCGCACCGGTCAGCGCGGC includes:
- a CDS encoding cisplatin damage response ATP-dependent DNA ligase, whose product is MNRFAHLLDRLAYEPGRNNKLRLMTAYFREVEDPDRGYALAALTGALSFRHAKPGLIRDLIAERTDPTLFALSYDYVGDLSETVALMWPTPERGVPGHNQPSPTLSEVVTTFHTLGKTELPAQLVRWLDQLDETGRWALLKLVTGSLRIGVSSRLAKTAAAALGGKDPHEIELIWPGLAPPYLDLFAWLEGHADKPVNRDPAPFRPVMLAHAVEDADFDALDPADFIAEWKWDGIRVQAVSGRNENGEIVARLYSRSGEDITRSFPDLVPSLRLPGAIDGELLVLREGRVQSFNVLQQRLNRKSVTPKLMKDYPIHLRAYDLLADDENDLRELPFAERREHLESFIARLDDPGIDLSPRVPFSTWPELTAARADPASAGAGDDADAVEGVMLKRRDAPYLPGRPKGQWWKWKRDPHVIDAVLMYAQRGHGKRSSYYSDYTFGVWTDGEEGDQLVPVGKAYFGFTDEELLQIDRFVRRNTTEKFGPVRHVVHEPDKGLVLEVAFEGLARSPRHKSGVAMRFPRINRLRWDKPPGEADRLETLERLLKTDVSSGPAEHAAKRHVG